One window of Nicotiana tomentosiformis chromosome 11, ASM39032v3, whole genome shotgun sequence genomic DNA carries:
- the LOC104101560 gene encoding adagio protein 3 yields MGMKKMEGGGKKLKCTRNDNNYMDQDDEEEEEGEIFYEVERENEQLPSSQQPVGFFYPVTTPSSIIVSDALEPDLPIIYVNTVFEISTGYRADEVLGRNCRFLQFRDPRAQRRHPLVDPVVVSEIRRCLEEGVEFQGELLNFRKDGTPLVNRLRLAPIHGDDGTVTHVIGIQIFSEAKIDLNTVSYPVFKETCQPQCDKSSKYSIKSGDLLQCQHREICGILQLSDEVLAHNILSRLTPRDVASIGSVCRRIRQLTKNEHVRKMVCQNAWGADVTGVLEHMTKRLAWGRLARELTTLEAVCWKKLTVGGAVEPSRCNFSACAAGNRLVLFGGEGVNMQPMDDTFVLNLDAANPEWRRVSVKSSPPGRWGHTLSCLNGSWLVVFGGCGRQGLLNDVFVLDLDAKQPTWKEVSGGTPPLPRSWHSSCTMEGSKLVVSGGCTDAGVLLSDTYLLDLTIDKPTWREIPTTWAPPSRLGHSLSAYGKTKILMFGGLAKSGHLRLRSGESYTIDLEDERPQWRQLECGAFTGVGSQNAVIPPPRLDHVAVTMPCGRIIIFGGSIAGLHSPSQLFLLDPSEEKPLWRTLNVPGQPPKFAWGHSTCVVGGTRVLVLGGHTGEEWILNELYELCLASKQDSDA; encoded by the exons ATGGGAATGAAGAAAATGGAAGGAGGAGGAAAGAAATTGAAATGCACCAGAAATGATAACAATTACATGGACCAAgacgatgaagaagaagaagaaggagaaatcTTTTATGAAGTAGAAAGGGAAAATGAACAACTTCCTTCTTCACAGCAGCCAGTTGGATTTTTCTACCCCGTAACGACGCCGTCTTCTATCATCGTTTCTGATGCCTTAGAACCTGATCTTCCTATCATATATGTGAATACTGTGTTCGAAATTTCTACTGGTTATCGCGCTGACGAAGTCCTCGGTCGTAACTG TCGGTTTTTACAATTTAGAGATCCACGAGCCCAAAGGCGGCATCCTTTGGTGGATCCTGTTGTTGTTTCTGAGATCAGAAGATGTCTTGAAGAAGGTGTTGAATTCCAAGGGGAGCTTCTCAACTTTAGAAAGGATGGTACACCTCTGGTGAACAGGCTAAGGCTAGCACCAATACATGGTGATGATGGCACAGTTACCCATGTTATAGGGATTCAAATATTTTCTGAAGCAAAAATTGACCTGAATACTGTGTCATATCCTGTTTTCAAAGAAACTTGCCAGCCTCAATGTGACAAGTCTAGCAAATACTCTATTAAAAGCGGTGATTTACTGCAATGTCAGCACCGTGAAATATGTGGTATTCTTCAGCTCTCTGATGAAGTGCTAGCTCACAACATTTTATCTCGGTTGACACCAAGGGATGTTGCATCCATTGGCTCTGTTTGTAGAAGGATACGTCAATTGACAAAAAATGAACATGTGAGAAAAATGGTTTGTCAAAATGCATGGGGAGCAGATGTCACAGGAGTGCTGGAACACATGACTAAAAGATTAGCTTGGGGGCGCCTGGCTAGGGAGCTAACCACTCTTGAAGCCGTTTGTTGGAAGAAACTGACAGTTGGAGGGGCTGTAGAGCCTTCACGTTGTAATTTCAGTGCATGCGCTGCAGGGAACCGGCTGGTGTTATTTGGAGGGGAAGGTGTTAATATGCAGCCAATGGACGATACATTTGTTCTCAATCTTGATGCTGCTAATCCAGAGTGGCGACGAGTTAGTGTCAAATCATCTCCACCAGGACGGTGGGGCCATACTCTCTCGTGCCTTAATGGTTCCTGGTTGGTGGTATTTGGTGGGTGTGGGAGGCAGGGACTGCTTAATGATGTGTTTGTTCTTGATTTAGATGCTAAACAGCCAACATGGAAAGAAGTATCTGGTGGAACTCCGCCCCTTCCTAGATCCTGGCATAGCTCATGCACAATGGAAGGCTCAAAGTTAGTTGTTTCTGGTGGCTGCACAGATGCAGGGGTACTCCTCAGTGATACATATTTGTTGGATCTCACTATTGACAAGCCTACATGGAGAGAAATTCCAACTACGTGGGCTCCTCCGTCAAGATTGGGACACTCACTCTCAGCTTATGGGAAGACAAAAATTCTAATGTTTGGTGGACTTGCCAAGAGTGGTCACTTGCGGTTAAGATCAGGTGAATCATACACGATTGACTTAGAGGACGAAAGGCCACAATGGAGGCAACTTGAGTGTGGGGCGTTCACAGGAGTAGGAAGTCAGAATGCTGTGATTCCTCCTCCTAGACTTGATCACGTCGCTGTAACCATGCCTTGTGGCCGGATTATCATTTTTGGAGGTTCAATTGCCGGACTGCACTCTCCTTCTCAACTATTTTTACTGGATCCTTCTGAGGAAAAACCGTTATGGAGGACTCTCAATGTACCTGGGCAACCTCCAAAGTTTGCTTGGGGTCATAGCACATGCGTGGTTGGAGGAACAAGGGTCTTGGTTCTGGGAGGCCATACGGGGGAAGAATGGATTCTAAACGAATTGTATGAATTGTGCTTAGCGAGCAAGCAAGATTCTGATGCATGA
- the LOC138901734 gene encoding uncharacterized protein has protein sequence MAMKVNDLATHEIESVLLKKFGETLTRGALTWYSLFPEHSVDSFEMLVDSFIKAHAGAKKVQAHKADIFRIVQGESELLREFVTRFQREIMLLTAVLDEWAAGAFTKGLNPRSSDASRKLKESLLKFQAITSTNQR, from the coding sequence ATGGCGATGAAAGTAAATGATCTAGCtactcacgaaattgaatctgtgttgttaaagaaatttggcgaaactctcacgaggggagccctaaCATGGTATTCATTATTTCCCGAGCATTCcgtagattcctttgagatgctcgtagattctttcattaaagctcatgCCGGGGCCAAAAAGGTGCAAGCCCataaggccgacatattcagaatcgtACAAGGAGAATCTGAATTACTACGAGAGTTTGTTACCCGATTTCAAAGAGAAATAATGTTGCTTACGGCCGTCctggatgaatgggcagctggagcattcaccaaaggattgaatccaagaagttcagacgcttcccgtaagctgaaggagagcctgcttAAGTTTCAAGCAATAACTAGTACTAATCAAAGATAA
- the LOC138901735 gene encoding uncharacterized protein, with protein sequence MANTYGWWKTRMHDFIMAEDSELWDVVCDGPFVPTKTSGKPAVTISKTRKEFNDVDRKAIEKKFRAKKILKKKKKKKKKKKKKKKKKKKKKKKDNDRREPKRKKKDNDRREPKRKKKKKKKKDNDRREPKRRKKKKKKDNERREPKREKNLVLKTDINDSGGEDADMAYLTKRFQKMVRRNGGIPKMGSSSKPKNYDLCHKFDLAACGDSSSESKEDDDQGENSMIVVESEAAEYDSIFPLMAQSDDDEDDDNDDEKEKDVLTEKLANVEHERDDLVVGVVDLKKTIECVKKEKEALTEKFAGIEHERDDLLVVVVDLKDTIDELKGEGRHEILKRERKLWMKHILGLKMR encoded by the exons atggccAATACTTATGGATGGTGGAAAACTAGGATGCATGACTTCATCATGGCTGAAGACTCAGAGCTCTGGGACGTCGTCTGCGATGGACCCTTCGTCCCCACAAAAACTAGTGGCAAACCAGCTGTAACAATCTCCAAAACAAGAAAGGAGTTCAACGATGTTGACCGCAAGGCCATAGAAAAGAAATTtcgtgcaaagaaaattctt aagaagaagaagaagaagaagaagaagaagaagaagaagaagaagaagaagaagaagaagaagaaaaaggacaaTGATAGAAGAGAGCCCAAAAGGAAGAAGAAGGACAATGATAGAAGAGAGcccaaaaggaagaagaagaagaagaagaaaaaggacaaTGATAGAAGAGAGCCCaaaaggaggaagaagaagaagaagaaggacaatgagagaagagagcccaaaagggagaagaacctaGTCCTCAAGACGGACATCAATGATTCAGGTGGTGAGGATGCTGATATGGCTTACCTGACAAAAAGATTCCAGAAAATGGTTCGCAGaaatggaggcattccaaaaatGGGCAGTTCCAGCAAGCCAAAAAATTATGACCTTTGTCATAAGTTTG ATCTTGCTGCATGTGGAGACTCTTCCAGTGAAtctaaagaagatgatgatcaaggtGAAAACTCCATGATAGTAGTGGAAAGTGAAGCAGCTGAGTATGACTCCATCTTTCCCTTGATGGCACAGTccgatgatgatgaagatgacgataatgatgatgag AAAGAAAAGGATGTTTTAACTGAAAAACTTGCAAACGTAGAACATGAGAGAGATGATCTAGTGGTTGGTGTGGTTGATCTAAAGAAGACCATTGAGTGTGTTAAGAAAGAGAAAGAAGCCTTGACTGAAAAGTTCGCCGGTatagagcatgagagagatgatctaTTAGTAGTAGTCGTAGATTTGAAGGATACAATTGATGAACTAAAAGGAGAAGGTAGGCATGAGATTCTTAAAAGGGAAAGAAAGTTGTGGATGAAACACATCTTAGGCTTGAAGATGAGATAA